A genomic stretch from Halichoerus grypus chromosome 7, mHalGry1.hap1.1, whole genome shotgun sequence includes:
- the NEURL1 gene encoding E3 ubiquitin-protein ligase NEURL1 isoform X2, which translates to MGGQITRSTLHDSIGGPFPVTSHRCHQKQKHCPPVLPGGGPPATPLLFHPHTKGSQILMDLSHKAVKRQASFCNAITFSNRPVLIYEQVRLKITKKQCCWSGALRLGFTSKDPSRIHPDSLPKYACPDLVSQSGFWAKALPEEFANEGNIIAFWVDKKGRVFYRINDSAAMLFFNGVRTADPLWALVDVYGLTRGVQLLDSELMLPDCLRPRSFTALRRPSLRRDADEARLSVSLCDLNVPAADGDDAAPAAGCPIPQNSLNSQHSRALPAQLDGDLRFHALRAGAHVRILDEQTVARLEHGRDERALVFTSRPVRVAETIFVKVTRSGGARPGALSFGVTTCDPGTLRPADLPFSPEALVDRKEFWAVCRVPGPLHSGDILGLVVNADGELHLSHNGAAAGMQLCVDATQPLWMLFGLHGAVTQIRILGSTILAERGIPSLSCSPASTPTSPSALGSCLSDPLLSTCSSGPLGSSAGGTAPNSPVSLPESPVAPGTGQWSDECTICYEHAVDTVIYTCGHMCLCYGCGLRLKKALHACCPICRRPIKDIIKTYRSS; encoded by the exons ACTCCATCGGCggccccttccctgtcacctctCACCGATGCCACCAAAAGCAGAAGCACTGCCCTCCGGTGCTGCCTGGCGGGGGGCCCCCGGCCACGCCGCTGCTCTTCCACCCGCACACCAAGGGCTCCCAGATCCTCATGGACCTCAGCCACAAGGCCGTCAAGAGGCAGGCCAGCTTCTGCAATGCCATCACCTTCAGCAACCGCCCAGTCCTCATCTACGAGCAAGTCAGGCTGAAG ATCACCAAGAAGCAGTGCTGCTGGAGCGGGGCGCTGCGGCTGGGCTTCACAAGCAAGGACCCGTCCCGCATCCACCCTGACTCACTGCCCAAGTACGCCTGCCCCGACCTGGTGTCCCAGAGCGGCTTCTGGGCCAAGGCGCTGCCCGAGGAGTTTGCCAATGAGGGCAACATCATCGCTTTCTGGGTGGACAAGAAGGGCCGTGTGTTCTATCGCATCAACGACTCGGCTGCCATGCTCTTCTTCAATGGGGTCCGCACGGCCGACCCGCTCTGGGCCCTGGTGGACGTCTACGGCCTCACGCGGGGCGTGCAGCTGCTTG ACAGCGAGCTGATGCTCCCGGACTGCCTGCGGCCGCGCTCCTTCACCGCCCTGCGGCGGCCGTCACTGCGGCGCGACGCCGACGAGGCGCGCCTCTCCGTGAGCCTGTGCGACCTCAACGTGCCGGCCGCCGACGGCGACGACGCCGCGCCGGCCGCCGGCTGCCCCATCCCGCAGAACTCGCTCAACTCGCAGCACAGCCGCGCGCTGCCCGCGCAGCTCGACGGCGACCTGCGCTTCCACGCGCTGCGCGCCGGGGCGCACGTGCGGATCCTGGACGAGCAGACCGTGGCGCGCCTGGAGCACGGGCGCGACGAGCGCGCGCTCGTCTTCACCAGCCGGCCCGTGCGCGTGGCCGAGACCATCTTCGTCAAGGTCACGCGCTCGGGCGGCGCGCGGCCCGGCGCGCTCTCCTTCGGCGTCACCACGTGCGACCCCGGCACGCTGCGGCCCGCGGACCTGCCCTTCAGCCCCGAGGCCCTGGTGGACCGCAAGGAGTTCTGGGCCGTGTGCCGCGTGCCCGGGCCCCTGCACAGCGGCGACATCCTGGGCCTGGTGGTCAACGCCGACGGCGAGCTGCACCTCAGCCACAACGGCGCCGCGGCGGGCATGCAGCTGTGCGTGGACGCCACGCAGCCGCTCTGGATGCTCTTCGGCCTGCACGGAGCCGTCACGCAGATCCGCATCCTCG GCTCCACCATCCTGGCAGAGCGGGGCATCCCGtcactctcctgctcccctgcctCCACGCCAACCTCGCCCAGTGCCCTGGGCAGCTGCCTCTCTGACCCCCTGCTCAGCACGTGCAGCTCCGGACCTCTGGGGAGCTCTGCTGGGG GGACGGCCCCCAACTCCCCAGTGAGCCTGCCTGAGTCGCCGGTGGCCCCGGGCACAGGACAGTGGAGCGATGAGTGCACCATTTGCTATGAGCACGCAGTGGACACGGTCATCTACACGTGTGGCCACATGTGCCTCTGCTACGGCTGTGGCCTGCGCCTCAAGAAGGCCCTGCACGCCTGCTGCCCCATCTGCCGCCGCCCCATCAAGGACATTATCAAGACCTACCGCAGCTCCTAG
- the NEURL1 gene encoding E3 ubiquitin-protein ligase NEURL1 isoform X1 yields MGNNFSSIPSLPRGNPSRAPRGHPQALKDSIGGPFPVTSHRCHQKQKHCPPVLPGGGPPATPLLFHPHTKGSQILMDLSHKAVKRQASFCNAITFSNRPVLIYEQVRLKITKKQCCWSGALRLGFTSKDPSRIHPDSLPKYACPDLVSQSGFWAKALPEEFANEGNIIAFWVDKKGRVFYRINDSAAMLFFNGVRTADPLWALVDVYGLTRGVQLLDSELMLPDCLRPRSFTALRRPSLRRDADEARLSVSLCDLNVPAADGDDAAPAAGCPIPQNSLNSQHSRALPAQLDGDLRFHALRAGAHVRILDEQTVARLEHGRDERALVFTSRPVRVAETIFVKVTRSGGARPGALSFGVTTCDPGTLRPADLPFSPEALVDRKEFWAVCRVPGPLHSGDILGLVVNADGELHLSHNGAAAGMQLCVDATQPLWMLFGLHGAVTQIRILGSTILAERGIPSLSCSPASTPTSPSALGSCLSDPLLSTCSSGPLGSSAGGTAPNSPVSLPESPVAPGTGQWSDECTICYEHAVDTVIYTCGHMCLCYGCGLRLKKALHACCPICRRPIKDIIKTYRSS; encoded by the exons ACTCCATCGGCggccccttccctgtcacctctCACCGATGCCACCAAAAGCAGAAGCACTGCCCTCCGGTGCTGCCTGGCGGGGGGCCCCCGGCCACGCCGCTGCTCTTCCACCCGCACACCAAGGGCTCCCAGATCCTCATGGACCTCAGCCACAAGGCCGTCAAGAGGCAGGCCAGCTTCTGCAATGCCATCACCTTCAGCAACCGCCCAGTCCTCATCTACGAGCAAGTCAGGCTGAAG ATCACCAAGAAGCAGTGCTGCTGGAGCGGGGCGCTGCGGCTGGGCTTCACAAGCAAGGACCCGTCCCGCATCCACCCTGACTCACTGCCCAAGTACGCCTGCCCCGACCTGGTGTCCCAGAGCGGCTTCTGGGCCAAGGCGCTGCCCGAGGAGTTTGCCAATGAGGGCAACATCATCGCTTTCTGGGTGGACAAGAAGGGCCGTGTGTTCTATCGCATCAACGACTCGGCTGCCATGCTCTTCTTCAATGGGGTCCGCACGGCCGACCCGCTCTGGGCCCTGGTGGACGTCTACGGCCTCACGCGGGGCGTGCAGCTGCTTG ACAGCGAGCTGATGCTCCCGGACTGCCTGCGGCCGCGCTCCTTCACCGCCCTGCGGCGGCCGTCACTGCGGCGCGACGCCGACGAGGCGCGCCTCTCCGTGAGCCTGTGCGACCTCAACGTGCCGGCCGCCGACGGCGACGACGCCGCGCCGGCCGCCGGCTGCCCCATCCCGCAGAACTCGCTCAACTCGCAGCACAGCCGCGCGCTGCCCGCGCAGCTCGACGGCGACCTGCGCTTCCACGCGCTGCGCGCCGGGGCGCACGTGCGGATCCTGGACGAGCAGACCGTGGCGCGCCTGGAGCACGGGCGCGACGAGCGCGCGCTCGTCTTCACCAGCCGGCCCGTGCGCGTGGCCGAGACCATCTTCGTCAAGGTCACGCGCTCGGGCGGCGCGCGGCCCGGCGCGCTCTCCTTCGGCGTCACCACGTGCGACCCCGGCACGCTGCGGCCCGCGGACCTGCCCTTCAGCCCCGAGGCCCTGGTGGACCGCAAGGAGTTCTGGGCCGTGTGCCGCGTGCCCGGGCCCCTGCACAGCGGCGACATCCTGGGCCTGGTGGTCAACGCCGACGGCGAGCTGCACCTCAGCCACAACGGCGCCGCGGCGGGCATGCAGCTGTGCGTGGACGCCACGCAGCCGCTCTGGATGCTCTTCGGCCTGCACGGAGCCGTCACGCAGATCCGCATCCTCG GCTCCACCATCCTGGCAGAGCGGGGCATCCCGtcactctcctgctcccctgcctCCACGCCAACCTCGCCCAGTGCCCTGGGCAGCTGCCTCTCTGACCCCCTGCTCAGCACGTGCAGCTCCGGACCTCTGGGGAGCTCTGCTGGGG GGACGGCCCCCAACTCCCCAGTGAGCCTGCCTGAGTCGCCGGTGGCCCCGGGCACAGGACAGTGGAGCGATGAGTGCACCATTTGCTATGAGCACGCAGTGGACACGGTCATCTACACGTGTGGCCACATGTGCCTCTGCTACGGCTGTGGCCTGCGCCTCAAGAAGGCCCTGCACGCCTGCTGCCCCATCTGCCGCCGCCCCATCAAGGACATTATCAAGACCTACCGCAGCTCCTAG